From the Palaemon carinicauda isolate YSFRI2023 chromosome 4, ASM3689809v2, whole genome shotgun sequence genome, the window GTGAATATCTGCTACTAAGCTTGGAGCTGTAGCACCAGCTTCATCCctggtagaatattttatttgtacaTAGTAGATAGTATCTATTTTATATAGTGCATACCATATTAGATGTATACAAGAAGAAATGCTTATGTGTGGATTTATGGGAGGTGGATACTGATAGTATGTATAAATGTGCAATGTACTGCATTTGTAATTAAAATGTTTCCTTTTTTAACTGTATTTCCATGATACCTAATCAaagtgtaaaagtatatatatatatatatatatatatatatatatatatatatatatatatatatatatatatatatatatatatatatatatatatacatacatatatatatgcacacacagtgtatgaatgtatgtatgtataccccctatgtaataaaaagcaaTGTGCCtggctatataatttatatatatatgtatatatatatatatatatatatatatatatatatatatatatatatatatatatatatattagtttcctgTCACACTCAGTGGCTCGGTCTCTtaggtagaggggagagggagtagtcatacccatgtGAGATGGGGCAGTGATGGGAAgtgattgaatctgtgtgcgcccATATCAGTGGTCTTTCCAtaccattttattattttatttttttagctcgtcaatccattgtcttctcttccttactctgCTGCTTTTGCAAGCTCTAAGACTACAAACTTGAAGGTAATGAAGACAAGGTCATTAAGTAAAGGCTACATAAAGGAACGGGTGGAAAACTTATCCGTTGGAATGTTTCAAGCAAAGAGAAAAATAACTGAATTTGTAGAATCAAATTTGCTTCCTACTGAGAGGATGCCTTTGTGTAGGCCTAAATGACGTCATGGCCTTCCTTACAAAGTTGCACATTGAATTttcagattgataaaaaaaaaaaaaataaaaacgtggtTTTGCAAGTATTGGATGATAAGTCAATTAGGAATGAAATATTCTCTATTATATTTGTTTTGTTGTCTCGCTTGAATAACTATTGTAAATGTAATGCAAGAGTTTTCATAATAGGATCCTAGATATAGTAATTCAGGagtatcaaatttaatttttagcATAGAACTAGAAATGGGGATTTAAAGTCAAATTTCTAATCGATATTCTATTGTCAATTCTATTTCGATCAAATCTTCGGGATTGTTAAATAATGTTCTGGAGATATAAAATGCTCAAAGTGTCCTGGGATACCATATGTTGAAAGTGAAGAGTTGATAGTAAGCAACTTAGATTTAgatagaaaataattttgataatcatatttCTATTACACAGTTGggattttcattttgcattaatATTTTTCTCCTAAATAGTTACTTTCCGTTGACGTCTAGACGATATtcttataaatctaaaaaaaaaaagaaaaatatattatgtgTGACTATTTAAAAGGCAAACAATTTTAGCAGTTTGCAAGACGCCTTACTTTGATAGAATCATCATCTACGCCCTTTGACGCAAgggattcggttagatttcgctattcTTCAATACCTTTTAAATCGGCACCTCTACATCCATCACTCTGAAACATagttaaacatatactgtagttacaTCATGCCAGCTAAGCCGAGAGTTGATCCAAATTCCTTTGGCatgaattttacaataattattatctTGGCAGTGTACATTAATGTGTGCAAAATGATTTCATGATTTACAAGTTTAAATGTAGGTCTACTTTGTTATTACGTGTGATATAAAAATAATTGCAGTTTAAACAAGTTAATTTTGTATAGCAATTACTTTTGTTTGTCAACTAACTTAGGGCATGAAAAAATTTTCTCAAATGTTACAATATATTGGACTACTATACCATTCCATGACATGTTCATATTTTAGGTAAATTACATCGTTAGTTGAAAAAAATGTCTACAGTCACATAAAGTTTTAAAATTATGCGGCTTTGGGAAAGTTAAGGAAAAAACAAATAGGCAAAAACAAATTCAATTTATTTTAAATCATTAGATATTAATTATTCAAGCCTTGTCATGAAAATCTTTTTGGGATTTGTTCAAACAAAAATAATTACATTGGATTCTAATAGTTAGAAGAAATATCAACACAATGTGTAGATAAATGAACAAAGCACATTGAATTAGTTGAATTATGTCAATTATCAGCTAAAAATCATTAGCCAGTGTCCTAAGTAAATCTTCCTCCGTCAAGATCAGACTACTGCTCTATAACAGTATCGCAAGCAGTACACGCTGCATTGAATATATTGATCCTCTTGTATGTAGACTGGCATATAGTCGGACGGATCTTCATTTGTAATCGAGCTACTTCATAAACTTTGTCACCATAGCAACTTAAGTTCATGGAGTTATTGAATTCACCTGTTGGTGGGAAATGTGTCCTGCAGTCGTAGTACCAGAAGCCGCCACCAGCCAAAATGGCGCAGTTGTCGCCTGGAAACAAACAAGTGATACACCTTGAAATCTGTCTCTGTTACGTTTTCCTTAAGATAATCTCTTCACCACTACAAATAGAACAGAGTGGATTATATCAAGGACTCACAGGACGGATTATACCAAGGACTTACTCTTGTTGTTGTCAAAATCCTTGTCGTGCGTGGTAAAGTAACGTTTTCTGTTGTGGTATAAACAGTCAAATTCATTTGTGCTTTCTTGTGACCTGCCACCGAGGTCGAGTTTGTACCTGCCAGGTGTTAAAAAGACGTAATTTTCAGTatctaaatttaattttcttaGCTCTGTTATATTTATTAAAGAGTGAACAAATAGGGTTATTATTTCGCAGAATGGTCAGAGGGAAgatatgactgttgaaataatatCGAGTTTGAATAACCCATGAAAACCTTTCTGGACAACTTAATAGTTAGGCATAAGTTCAGGAAATATACACATTACTATCTTACCTGTTGTCCTCGTCATCCACTTGGAAAGTTGGGTAAACCAGAAATTTAGAGTCGCCATCCACTTTATCAATGTCCATCCTGAGGGAATATGTTCGACTATACGTCATCTTGTGCATGTTTTCGAGACCTGGAATGAGGTATGAAAGTATCTATACATATTTTTTGCGATATTTTGTTCATGGTTGATTATATCGACAGGTGCATGTTTTCGAGACCTGAAATATGAGGTATGAAAATACCCCTACATAATTTTTGcgatattattttcttttccacGGTTGATTTAAGGACAGGTTCAATGGTATACACACAACTGTATTTCATGGCAGATTTTTTTCCAGTATAATTTTTCTATTAACTTGTTTTAATTACATTTGTGTTTTATTACATTGTCGCCCAAGTAATTATAGTAAAGCGATCTTTTGGTTTTAGATTAAAAAGGTATTTTACTCTGTCAAGGAGCGTTAATTCCCAACTCTATTTGTAAAATACCTTGTTCTTGCTTTAGTAACgtgaaatgaaattatattttataagcCTATTCGTCCCATTGTCTGTCTTATGTATTCCCAAAATCACTGCTCAGATTCTTCAACATACCCATCTCCCCCATTTCATTAGCCTAATTTTATAAGGACCTTTGCAatcctaaatatataaaatatctgactTTAAATATATCATACCCAGCCATTGTTCCGTCACTCCTCCGAAGCCTTCCTTGTATTCGTCCCAAGTTTTGTTAAAATCCAGTTGGTTCTTCTGCTTCTTTCTGCTCATGATCACCGTCCATCCACCTCCATCGGTTACCATGTCACAGTAGACTTTGATCGGAGGCTCACAACCACAGCTGTTGCATCGGGCCACACTTTTACATTAAGATGATGAAACTGTTCTCTTTTAATAAAGTTTAATTAGCACATGGTTTTGCCTCTAAATGATTCGCGTAGGTTTTAGACTCGTATAGTTTTTTAATtgcaaatgaataaatgatacgATATAGTTTGGTAGGTTTATAAAATTGCGAATGAAGCGCTGTGCGCCATTCGCTATTTTAAAAGCTGACCAACATGGGCTTCAGGTTGATAAAGTTTTAATTGGCAAATGAGGCACCGCTAAAGCTATAGGTTCGTAAAGTTTTTACATTGCTATGCGGCAATGTGTTAATATAATGAACAATTGttactgtattttgtttttcaaatcgGGTATTATCAGCAAATTATCATAGAATGGTGACAATAGCTTTTTGAAATTTAATGTCATACCATATTAAATGCTATTCCAAGTCAATTAAAAAGAAAACGTAATTAAGTTATCAACTGCTTTGTCGTGTTCTCCCCAGTTCCTCAATATTGAGAGGAATTAGGtgcaaattgattgattgatttaaagttttctggcatcctgacatctaaggtcattgacgccgtgcaAGACTGCAAAATATTAACCTTCACTACGTTCAGTCAGGAGCTAATCTATTTTCAGCGTAGTAAGCAATTGACAAAGAATTTCTCTTGCTTTACTTCTCAATATATTAGTGAGGAAGTAAGAATGACTTTCATATGGATGCGTTACACAGTATGCCTACAGTATGTGGGCTGCAAAATGCTTGTCTtaaaaaatacagataaaaatatttgaaaagttctttctttttacagatcAAATACTTGGCGTTCTTAGTGCTCAGAGAAACGAATTAATTTCAAGTTTATCTTAATTATATCCTTTGGTGTAATACATAAATATAACTTCAACTCTATGTAGCCTAATTTTCTCAAATGTTActgaattgttttaaatttttaagagaagtttttgtttataaatcagaaatataggaaaatataaggaGCAACAATGGAATAGCTTATTCAATTGAAGTTTGTGATCAAGTCAAGTATAGGCCTACTTATACACATACTATGTGTAAATGCCTCTATGGTTATATATGACGCAAACATAAAGAATAAGAATATTTAAGTCAGCTTAAGGACGATTTATGGCACTCAATATAGACTTACGAAAATGGGTAGATGTAGTACTCTCCGCTTTGCCTCACTCCAAGCATTAACAGATCAGCGCAGTCGGACGGTCTGAGTAGAATTGAGAAAGGTTTAGATGTTATGTCTTTTATTggagtgatatctctctctctctctctctctctctctctctctctctctctctctctctctctctctctctctctctctctctcgtgaatttaAAATTGATTAAGTAACTTTCTGaacaaaacatactgtatatgagaTGTGAAAAGTAATTATTTACGATTTTGAAATAACAACAAAACACATAAGAGATTTGAAAAAATAATCATTTACTCTCTTGAAACTAAGTTGAGATGTCTATTTTTTCAAAGATACAACAGGTTTAAGTAATTGGTTTTAAAGGATTACTATGAAATCTGTAAAATCTCTTGTACTTGTTCGTTTTTcttgattattcatatatattttttttcataacctgttagttttttagtttaatatttcatattcctaaagaaaatattaatgcGGTTTAGTGCGTTTTATGAATAGTAATATtagttaattttgttttattcagggataatttttttttatatactttaagaATTTAAGGTTTTGTATGGTCAATCTTTTGAGTTAGTTGCTTCCACTTTCAAATTTAACTTCAAGGtcattctcctttttttcttttttttttttttttttttttgcattcagtcAACCTATTTCTTCGGTTTCGTATTCCACTTTTGCTCTCATTTtaatgtaattgtttacaacaccacgctctcgttttactccaaaataatgcaatcctgcgtttctcatcttcttgcacagtaattaggtggttatttaaattctgggaaagaaataattagcaagatatgttggggaaggggttataaaaagaaaatttatcggtttcctcactaaacgacttggaactgacatgtcaacatagtcaaccaaacagaattcgtgttgccagcatacataaacagaagttcgtgatgccagggtacatttgatatactgtatattcaaaatatacttaataaaaaattgagtgattactcaaaagtgtcactatttgtaaattgcatactttttggacacttgagtaattaatccattttttattaagtatattttgaatacacagtatatcaaatgtacactggcatcacgaacttctgtttatgtacgctggcatcacaaattctgtttggttgactatgttgacaagcgagttccaagtcgtttagtgaggaaaccgagctattttctttttataaccccttccccgctttctcaacatatcttgctaattattgctttcccagaatttaaataaccacctaattactgtgcaagaagatgagaactgcaggattgcattatgttggagtaaattgagagcgtggtgttgtaaacaattacccttcTTAAGATCAGTGATTAATGAAATCAACTTTTGCTTACCGTGCATCGCTTAGATTCATCTTCCTGACTGATCTCTCAACGGCTGTCCTGagttggagaaaaaaaggaagagttGAAGGAATAAGTTTAATTCGTAAACAATACAATACgctcatgcacacacaagcacacacattatatatatatatatatatatatatatatatatatatatatatatatatatatatatatatatatatatatatatatatatatatatgatattttatatacatatataatatattatatacgtataatatatatatatatatatatatatatatatatatatatatatatatatatgatattttatatacatatataatatattatatacgtataatatatatatatatatatatatatatatatatatatatatatatatatatatatatatattatatatatatatgtacatacatacatacatacatacatagacatatccttactcctatatattttttttgtttttgtacttTCAATCAGCACTTTGATTTTAAAGTAAATAATCCAACTTACTGTTCTTCATGTAAAGTCTTCAGGGCTGCATTATTCGCTGCGAGATTCCTATTTTCATTCTTCAGCTGCTTAATCTCCTCCAGGAGGTTCGTTTGGGCCATGCGAAGGGCGTCCACTTTACTTGCGTCATTCTGACGAAGGCGGAAAAGGAAATCGATTTAAGAAGAGGCTAATTTATTAGGAATTATTATATACAAAACCCACAACTTAAATATGAATTGGCAACTCACGTTAGGGACTGGAAGCTTCTCTGCAGCGTTGGCAGATGACGTCAACAACACTAAGTTTAGAGTCAGTGCAAAATGCAAAGGTCTCATTGCTGATTCTCTGTTTGGGAAGGAAAATATttggttattttttcattttaatatcttaTATTCATGGGTTATGTTGGTATTATTATGTTATAAAATGTTTCGGATTCCTATACTTAACAattctatcatatatattttttccaacatATTTATTGAGACACCAATATATATTAAGTCGTTCAATCTGTTTTACAAAGATTATAGATAAGAAAATTGATGACAATTTTTGCTACCACGTCTCAGATGATAAGAATATTTTAGGATATTTTAGTATTATTTAAAGCCGTAATAAGAAAAATGATCTAAACGAATGGAAATAATAGCGGCATATCTATAACTTGTTCTTTTACAAAATATAAGTAaagctgtataaaaaaaaataactaagtatACGCATCAGGATTAAGGAAATTCTATTAATTAGCAATCCAGTGTCAACACTAATActtgaatttctttaaattttgcAAGCTCAACTTCAACACCAAAacttaaactttttaaaatttttgcaAAAGAagatttttctgtaattttttttccagtaaattaaATCTTTCGTTTCATTTCACGTGACACGGTGGTGTGGTGTTTATTTTGAATTAAATCCATTTACTTTGATATAAAAAGCTATCATTGTATGATTCCTCTTTCATATTATTCTCCGGGTAAAGTGAATTCGGTATTAAGAAGGATTTTGTAACTTGATATGTCGGTAACTCTAATATTAGTAACAACCTTCCGTGTGGATTTAGCCCAAAATTGAGTGATGTTTATGACTAGATTGTAGAAaaggatcaatatatatatatatatatatatatatatatatatatatatatatatatatatatgtgtgtgtgtatgtatatgtatatatgtatatatatatatatatatatatatgtatgtatgtatatgtatgtatatgtgtatatatatgtatgtatatatatatatatatatatatatatatatatatatatatatatatttatatatatatatatatatatatatatatataaatgtatgtatatatatgtatatgtatgtatatatatatatatatatatatatatatatatatatatatatatatatatatatatatatatatacacacacatatatacactcatttgTTTCCCAATCCATAGATGACCAGAGAAAATGCAATAAAACGGTCACTGCCACCTTCATACTTTTAACTTCCTAAAGAACAGAAACGGCTGAAGAAACGGAGAACCACAAGTTCTTCTTCTTACCTGCGTCGCCGAAAAGAGAAATCTGAAGGCGGCCACTCGCTCCCTACCCCTACCATTTATATTTAGGTAAACATAAGCCCCTGGGTGAACTGAATCGACGAAAGAACCGTGTTCAAATATAATTAGGCAGATGTTGGTAATGGGCTTTTCATTATAAAGGTAATCATTAAAGTGTCGTCGGTATTTTGGTCATCTCGTTAGGATCCGAGACGTAAGgtagccaaggtaccagccacccgttgagatactatcgataGAGAGTTATAgtatactttgactggccagatagtgctacattggatccctttcttggtacttactttactttactttgatagctgcttttccgTCCCATTCattaggggaaccccactctctacagggccCCCACTGTTGTtatatcttattcgttcagagtattcatcgtttcatatcacgtattgctcatttactgctATATCGTCACTGTCGtacgactcatggaataagaaagtcttcagtttcctcttgaaggcctcaatgttttcaatcattcggatgtctcgtgggcgcttattgtatagtctcggggccgcatatttaaaggctctggagcctacagtagacacatatctaggttccaatagtttgaaatcatctgtaattattctcgtgtcgacgcgatttgttggctgcgcaatatgtagcaattctcttaaatattttggacgaccggttctgataacggctaattttcctttgcttacacatacacagcaTAGATTGGTCTATTCTTAAcaaattctcctttttcctcatactcctgacagcCCGAAGATAGagttcagtgactattttccttttcgtgagggtaaaagagactctttagctatgataagcagctcttctaggaggacactccagaatcaaaccattgttctctagtcttgagtaatacCAGATCATCTATACCATGGTTTGACAATGCCTGTGGTTAGAGTTCTATTCAGTATACAAATCAAGGTCTACAATTAATAAAATCCATAAGATATATTTATCAATTATCTGATGTCAATTTTTTGTTTGTGACCTATTTTTAGGAATGATCCAATGTGTAATTTAATTTGATTTCTGCAAATATTGAAGCAAACAGGAATGGTTAACTACCCATTGTGTTGCGTAATAACACTTTACTCTATTTTAATTCACTTTACTTCACTTCACTCCAAGGGCTGATTCCCTGGTCCCATTACACATGGAAACCCTGTTCCCCACAGGACTAACAAgatctgacataagtctttcattttagtttaaatatgaaagttctattttaatgttgttactgttcttaaaatattttacattaattgttcattaattctcttgtaatttattttttttctttatttcctaaactcactgggctagttttccctgttggagtccttgggtttaaagcatcctacttttccaacgagggttgtagcttagctagtaatgataataagccttgctaatactaggcatacagtcaactctaatagtcaggacttctccaccatgaggctcaataccacacagtattctagaagttttattcccgctgtgaccaagttgtggaatgatcttcctaaccggatagttgaatcag encodes:
- the LOC137639067 gene encoding microfibril-associated glycoprotein 4-like, producing MRPLHFALTLNLVLLTSSANAAEKLPVPNNDASKVDALRMAQTNLLEEIKQLKNENRNLAANNAALKTLHEEQTAVERSVRKMNLSDARPSDCADLLMLGVRQSGEYYIYPFSVARCNSCGCEPPIKVYCDMVTDGGGWTVIMSRKKQKNQLDFNKTWDEYKEGFGGVTEQWLGLENMHKMTYSRTYSLRMDIDKVDGDSKFLVYPTFQVDDEDNRYKLDLGGRSQESTNEFDCLYHNRKRYFTTHDKDFDNNKSDNCAILAGGGFWYYDCRTHFPPTGEFNNSMNLSCYGDKVYEVARLQMKIRPTICQSTYKRINIFNAACTACDTVIEQ